From one Streptomyces sp. R41 genomic stretch:
- a CDS encoding phosphatase PAP2 family protein, translating to MRDTPRPQGTVGDTGSRPPQLRPGRALAHTPGASGSGSPHRSDSRPPQTPRGARHSDLDGRLGTTPPVPGRPTFLLGLPALLLALMTWQVAAHGPLARADERLSNSLVHPDRVSEILADLGNITVAVPVLAVVLVYVARRARAAGTHRWWLEPTAAAVLMAAVPALIVPFKELTARPGPPVMGPGTGFYPSGHTATAALAYGTATLLLLPWLRTASARRALVIACLALNAAVAFGLIRRGYHWPLDVVASWCLSLILLQLMALVLARYGRRAAQG from the coding sequence ATGAGAGATACACCCCGCCCACAGGGGACTGTGGGTGACACCGGGTCGAGGCCTCCCCAGCTTCGCCCTGGTCGTGCCCTCGCGCACACACCCGGAGCTTCCGGCTCCGGATCTCCTCACCGATCGGACAGTCGCCCGCCCCAAACCCCCCGGGGCGCGCGACATTCCGATCTGGACGGCCGCCTCGGAACTACCCCCCCTGTTCCGGGGCGGCCGACCTTCCTCCTCGGCCTCCCGGCTCTCCTTCTCGCGCTGATGACCTGGCAGGTCGCGGCCCACGGCCCCCTCGCCCGCGCGGACGAACGCCTCAGCAACTCCCTGGTCCACCCGGACCGCGTGTCCGAAATCCTCGCCGACCTCGGCAACATCACGGTCGCCGTCCCGGTCCTCGCCGTCGTCCTGGTGTACGTCGCCCGTCGCGCCCGCGCCGCCGGCACGCACCGCTGGTGGCTGGAACCGACCGCCGCGGCCGTCCTCATGGCAGCGGTCCCGGCCCTGATCGTCCCCTTCAAGGAACTGACCGCGCGCCCCGGCCCCCCGGTCATGGGCCCGGGCACAGGCTTCTACCCCTCGGGCCACACCGCCACCGCCGCCCTCGCATACGGCACCGCGACCCTGCTCCTCCTCCCCTGGCTCCGCACCGCCTCCGCCCGCCGCGCGCTGGTCATCGCCTGCCTCGCCCTGAACGCGGCCGTCGCCTTCGGCCTGATCCGTCGCGGCTACCACTGGCCCCTGGACGTGGTGGCGAGCTGGTGTCTGTCCCTGATCCTGCTTCAGCTGATGGCGCTGGTCCTCGCGCGCTACGGTCGACGAGCAGCGCAGGGGTAG
- the gabT gene encoding 4-aminobutyrate--2-oxoglutarate transaminase, producing MTALPQERRVVTAIPGPKSQELQARRTAAVAAGVGSVLPVFTTRAGGGIIEDVDGNRLIDFGSGIAVTSVGASAEAVVRRASAQLQDFTHTCFMVTPYEGYVAVAEALAELTPGDHAKKSALFNSGAEAVENAVKIARAYTKRQAVVVFDHGYHGRTNLTMALTSKNMPYKNGFGPFAPEVYRVPVAYGYRWLTGPENAGAEASAQAIDMINKQIGADNVAAIIIEPVLGEGGFIEPAKGFLPAISKFAKDNGIVFVADEIQSGFCRTGQWFACEDEGIVPDLITTAKGIAGGLPLAAVTGRAEIMDAAHAGGLGGTYGGNPVACAGALGAIETMKEFDLNAKAKNIEAVMKARLGAMAEKFDIIGDVRGRGAMIAIELVKDRATKEPNPEATAALAKACHQEGLLVLTCGTYGNVLRFLPPLVIGEDLLNEGLDIIEQAFARI from the coding sequence ATGACCGCACTTCCGCAGGAGCGCCGCGTCGTCACCGCCATCCCCGGCCCGAAGTCGCAGGAGCTGCAGGCCCGCCGTACCGCCGCGGTCGCGGCCGGTGTGGGCTCGGTGCTCCCTGTCTTCACCACGCGCGCCGGCGGCGGCATCATCGAGGACGTCGACGGGAACCGGCTGATCGACTTCGGCTCCGGCATCGCCGTGACCAGCGTCGGCGCCAGCGCCGAGGCCGTCGTACGCCGGGCCTCCGCCCAGCTGCAGGACTTCACCCACACCTGTTTCATGGTCACGCCGTACGAGGGCTACGTGGCCGTCGCCGAGGCGCTGGCCGAGCTCACGCCGGGTGACCACGCCAAGAAGTCCGCGCTCTTCAACTCCGGCGCCGAGGCCGTCGAGAACGCCGTCAAGATCGCGCGTGCGTACACCAAGCGCCAGGCCGTCGTCGTCTTCGACCACGGCTACCACGGCCGTACGAACCTGACGATGGCGCTGACCTCCAAGAACATGCCGTACAAGAACGGCTTCGGGCCGTTCGCGCCCGAGGTCTACCGCGTGCCGGTGGCGTACGGCTACCGCTGGCTGACCGGCCCGGAGAACGCCGGCGCGGAGGCCTCCGCCCAGGCGATCGACATGATCAACAAGCAGATCGGCGCCGACAACGTCGCCGCGATCATCATCGAGCCGGTGCTCGGCGAGGGCGGCTTCATCGAGCCCGCGAAGGGCTTCCTTCCGGCCATCAGCAAGTTCGCCAAGGACAACGGCATCGTCTTCGTCGCGGACGAGATCCAGTCCGGCTTCTGCCGCACCGGCCAGTGGTTCGCCTGCGAGGACGAGGGCATCGTCCCGGACCTGATCACCACCGCCAAGGGCATCGCGGGCGGTCTGCCGCTCGCCGCCGTCACCGGCCGCGCCGAGATCATGGACGCCGCGCACGCGGGCGGCCTGGGCGGCACCTATGGCGGCAACCCGGTGGCCTGCGCCGGTGCGCTCGGCGCGATCGAGACGATGAAGGAGTTCGACCTCAACGCCAAGGCGAAGAACATCGAGGCGGTCATGAAGGCCCGCCTGGGCGCGATGGCCGAGAAGTTCGACATCATCGGCGACGTCCGTGGCCGTGGCGCCATGATCGCCATCGAGCTGGTCAAGGACCGCGCCACCAAGGAGCCGAACCCCGAGGCGACCGCCGCACTGGCCAAGGCCTGCCACCAGGAGGGCCTGCTGGTCCTGACCTGTGGCACCTACGGCAACGTCCTCCGCTTCCTGCCCCCGCTGGTCATCGGCGAGGACCTCCTGAACGAGGGCCTCGACATCATCGAGCAGGCCTTCGCCCGCATCTGA
- a CDS encoding PucR family transcriptional regulator, with translation MPPTLASLVHHSALKLTVRAGEDRLDVPVRWAHVSELADPVPYMEGGELLLITALQLDAEDSEVMRRYVKRLVGAGVVGLGFAVGVNYEEIPKALVDAAEEEGLPLLEVPRRTPFLAISKAVSAAIAADQYRAVTAGFAAQRELTKRTLNDGPEGLLAALAGQVNGWAALYDASGAVVASAPEWAGRRAARLTPDVERLRERPAPASSVVGGEDREDRVELHSLGTGRRPRAALAVGTAAALGTAERYAVHSAIALLTLTTERSRSLHAAEQRIGAAVLRMLLAGEPDHARAVAGDLYGALLDAPFRLILAESASASAARAHADGHARVAATAPSAAAVAVPDTNGDPLGGLAEIVESAAARSGESVLVVPEGERLVVLAVDGGAAVAACGEYAVALEAARAAAREQPAGDEDELVVGLSAPAGPIAAGAAYKQAEQALSVARRRGRFLVEHEELAAGSVLPLLADDAVRAFADGLLRALHEHDATGRGDLVASLRAWLSRHGQWDAAAADLGVHRHTLRYRMRRVEEILGRSLDDPDVRMELWLALKATAGAGE, from the coding sequence ATGCCCCCCACGCTCGCCTCGCTTGTCCACCACTCCGCGCTCAAGCTCACGGTGCGCGCGGGTGAGGACCGCCTGGACGTGCCCGTCCGCTGGGCGCATGTCAGCGAGCTCGCCGACCCCGTGCCCTACATGGAGGGCGGGGAGCTGCTGCTGATCACCGCGCTCCAGCTGGACGCGGAGGACTCCGAGGTCATGCGGCGCTATGTGAAGCGCCTGGTGGGAGCCGGGGTGGTCGGGCTCGGCTTCGCGGTCGGGGTCAATTACGAGGAGATCCCCAAGGCGCTGGTCGACGCGGCGGAGGAAGAGGGACTGCCGCTCCTCGAAGTGCCCCGGCGTACGCCCTTCCTCGCCATCAGCAAGGCCGTCTCGGCCGCCATCGCCGCGGATCAGTACCGGGCGGTCACGGCCGGCTTCGCCGCGCAGCGCGAGCTGACCAAGCGGACGCTGAACGACGGGCCCGAGGGGCTGCTCGCCGCGCTGGCCGGGCAGGTCAACGGCTGGGCGGCGCTGTACGACGCGTCCGGTGCCGTCGTCGCCTCCGCGCCCGAGTGGGCGGGGCGCCGGGCCGCGCGGCTCACGCCGGACGTGGAGCGGCTGCGGGAGCGGCCCGCGCCGGCCAGCTCCGTCGTCGGTGGCGAAGACCGGGAAGACCGAGTGGAACTGCACTCCCTCGGGACCGGGCGGCGGCCGCGTGCCGCACTCGCCGTGGGGACGGCGGCCGCGCTCGGGACCGCCGAGCGGTATGCCGTGCACTCGGCGATCGCCCTGCTGACGCTCACCACGGAGCGGTCCCGGTCGCTGCACGCGGCCGAGCAGCGGATCGGCGCGGCCGTGCTGCGCATGCTGCTCGCGGGCGAGCCCGACCACGCCCGGGCCGTCGCCGGGGACCTGTACGGCGCGCTGCTCGACGCGCCCTTCCGGCTGATCCTCGCCGAGTCGGCGTCCGCGTCGGCCGCGCGGGCACACGCGGACGGGCACGCGCGCGTGGCCGCGACGGCACCCTCGGCCGCCGCTGTCGCCGTGCCCGACACCAACGGCGACCCGCTCGGCGGGCTCGCCGAGATCGTGGAGTCCGCAGCCGCCCGCTCCGGTGAGTCCGTGCTGGTCGTGCCCGAGGGGGAGCGGCTGGTCGTGCTCGCGGTGGACGGGGGTGCGGCGGTCGCCGCGTGCGGGGAGTACGCGGTGGCTCTGGAGGCCGCGCGGGCCGCCGCACGGGAGCAGCCCGCCGGTGACGAGGACGAGCTGGTGGTCGGCCTGTCGGCACCGGCCGGGCCGATCGCCGCGGGGGCCGCCTACAAGCAGGCCGAGCAGGCTTTGTCCGTGGCGCGGCGGCGCGGGCGCTTCCTCGTGGAGCACGAGGAGCTCGCGGCCGGGTCCGTGCTGCCGCTGCTGGCCGATGACGCGGTGCGGGCGTTCGCGGACGGGTTGCTGCGGGCGCTGCACGAGCATGACGCGACCGGGCGGGGGGATCTGGTGGCCTCGCTGCGGGCGTGGTTGTCGCGGCACGGGCAGTGGGATGCGGCGGCCGCGGATCTCGGCGTGCACCGGCACACGCTGCGGTACCGCATGCGGCGGGTCGAGGAGATCCTCGGGCGGTCGCTGGATGATCCGGATGTGCGCATGGAGCTTTGGCTGGCGTTGAAGGCCACGGCGGGGGCGGGGGAGTAG
- a CDS encoding aldehyde dehydrogenase family protein, giving the protein MTSTHAFWLAGRQATGETTFDVTSPWDGRVVGKVSVPTEAQVEEAVAAAYAVRDEFAATPAHVRAAALDHVSRRLVERTEEIAQLISAENGKPIKWARGEVGRAVSVFRFAAEEARRFNGGEAQRLDTDLGGQGRLALTRRFPKGVVLGIAPFNFPLNLCAHKIAPAIAAGAPIILKPAPATPLSGLIIGDLLAETELPAGSWSILPVSNERMPALVQDERLPVISFTGSEKVGYAIMDSVPRKHCTLELGGNGAAVVLADWASDEDLDWAATRIATFSNYQGGQSCISVQRVIADASVYERLLPRIVAAVEGQVTGDPSEDKTDVGPLVSEDAAKRVESWVDEAVQAGATLLAGGKRDGASYAPTVLADVPADVTVSCEEVFGPVLTVRKVEGEAAAFAAVNDSKYGLQAGVFTHDLQTAFRAHRALEVGGVVVGDVPSYRADQMPYGGVKQSGVGREGVKFAMDDYTYERVLVLTGLAL; this is encoded by the coding sequence ATGACTTCCACCCACGCTTTCTGGCTCGCCGGCCGCCAGGCCACCGGTGAGACCACCTTCGACGTCACCTCCCCGTGGGACGGTCGGGTCGTCGGCAAGGTCAGTGTCCCGACCGAGGCGCAGGTCGAGGAGGCCGTGGCCGCCGCGTACGCCGTGCGGGACGAGTTCGCCGCCACGCCGGCCCACGTGCGTGCCGCCGCCCTCGACCACGTGTCGCGCCGCCTCGTCGAGCGCACCGAGGAGATCGCGCAGCTCATCTCCGCCGAGAACGGCAAGCCGATCAAGTGGGCCCGGGGCGAGGTCGGCCGCGCGGTGTCCGTGTTCCGGTTCGCCGCCGAGGAAGCTCGCCGCTTCAACGGCGGCGAGGCACAGCGCCTGGACACCGACCTCGGTGGTCAGGGCCGGCTCGCGCTGACCCGCCGGTTCCCGAAGGGTGTCGTGCTGGGCATCGCGCCGTTCAACTTCCCGCTGAACCTGTGCGCCCACAAGATCGCCCCGGCCATCGCCGCCGGCGCGCCGATCATCCTGAAGCCCGCGCCCGCGACCCCGCTGTCCGGCCTCATCATCGGCGACCTGCTCGCCGAGACCGAGCTGCCCGCCGGGTCGTGGAGCATCCTGCCCGTCTCCAACGAGCGGATGCCCGCCCTGGTCCAGGACGAGCGGCTGCCCGTCATCTCCTTCACCGGGTCGGAGAAGGTCGGTTACGCGATCATGGACTCGGTGCCGCGCAAGCACTGCACCCTGGAGCTGGGCGGCAACGGCGCGGCCGTCGTCCTCGCCGACTGGGCGAGCGACGAGGACCTGGACTGGGCCGCCACGCGTATCGCGACCTTCTCCAACTACCAGGGCGGCCAGTCCTGCATCTCCGTGCAGCGCGTGATCGCCGACGCGTCGGTGTACGAGCGGCTGCTGCCCCGTATCGTCGCCGCCGTCGAGGGCCAGGTCACCGGTGACCCGTCCGAGGACAAGACGGACGTCGGCCCGCTGGTCAGCGAGGACGCCGCCAAGCGTGTCGAGTCGTGGGTCGACGAGGCCGTTCAGGCCGGTGCCACGCTGCTCGCCGGCGGCAAGCGCGACGGCGCCTCCTACGCGCCGACCGTCCTCGCCGACGTACCCGCCGACGTGACCGTCTCCTGCGAGGAGGTCTTCGGACCCGTCCTCACCGTGCGGAAGGTGGAGGGGGAGGCCGCCGCCTTCGCCGCCGTCAACGACTCCAAGTACGGGCTCCAGGCCGGTGTGTTCACGCACGACCTGCAGACCGCCTTCCGCGCCCACCGCGCGCTGGAGGTCGGCGGCGTCGTGGTCGGTGACGTGCCGTCCTACCGCGCCGACCAGATGCCGTACGGCGGTGTGAAGCAGTCCGGTGTCGGCCGCGAGGGCGTGAAGTTCGCGATGGACGACTACACCTACGAGCGGGTGCTGGTGCTCACGGGCCTCGCCCTCTGA
- a CDS encoding ATP-binding protein, translated as MDSDGTQDARGTHANSVPRPAGPPDVPVTPPETPAAPPRPARAPGVPPLPDGSAFLTWVRAPRPEAAPGVWRFGHRPRPKEEPAQIPARQLLSGAVIAFLVGWLIWSLLWNGYLGGWWVLPLELFTPDSWRHSGDRVGNAFLWYGYYTLIALVIMIGVGRLGRWGEVWRRYGLPAWQRAAPASERPPAPEEDPAQWNQLRAAGAGDAAERLAAEARAGLMRDVDHARIARAWQGVRSGRHSLATFTGAVLKDGAAACLHPSGDRDLPGRLARHDLVTGQVRLGTTADDPRNPYAYRGTGLALGPDLLGTSLLAVGPAGSGKTGGVVWPLAESLCLHALAGRAAVVVVGAAGAGLGPADAYDVVVRIGNPESVYDLDLYGGTTDPDEAAAVLAEALVGDLADPHPGGDSRRSTTVLAQLLGPFQAVHGRFPSVPELRGLLDGAPGPLGALRKALEDTGHESLLRELDARERQLGHPGDVGGVLADRVALLDRPAFAGFFDTSGQSRPFSLRALDHPVRVRIDLPARGHADASRILARLVLAQFTASVAVREDRSLFACLVLDDATGVVTPEAVRGIQRLRSGNAGAVLTLRTLDDAPRPLRSPLLGAIGCRMALSGLTPWDGQDFAEVWGKEWTEARDVTDRQIIAETPAGKAVHMLRRVITGHAPTARAVTVRQVERERWSASELAHGVPPGHAVLSLTNVKGEHAPPLLVDLRS; from the coding sequence ATGGACAGCGACGGGACGCAGGACGCGCGGGGCACGCATGCCAATTCTGTGCCGCGTCCGGCGGGGCCGCCGGATGTGCCGGTGACGCCGCCGGAGACACCCGCCGCGCCGCCACGGCCCGCGCGGGCACCCGGGGTGCCACCGTTGCCGGACGGGTCCGCCTTCCTCACGTGGGTGCGGGCGCCCCGGCCGGAGGCGGCGCCCGGGGTATGGCGGTTCGGGCACCGGCCGCGACCGAAGGAGGAGCCGGCGCAGATTCCGGCGCGGCAGCTGCTGAGCGGGGCCGTTATCGCCTTCTTGGTGGGGTGGCTGATCTGGTCACTGCTCTGGAACGGGTATCTGGGCGGCTGGTGGGTCCTGCCGCTGGAGCTGTTCACCCCCGACTCCTGGAGGCACAGCGGCGATCGCGTCGGAAACGCGTTCCTCTGGTACGGCTACTACACGCTGATCGCCCTCGTCATCATGATCGGGGTCGGGCGGCTCGGCCGATGGGGTGAGGTGTGGCGGCGTTACGGGCTGCCCGCCTGGCAGCGGGCCGCACCCGCGAGCGAGCGGCCGCCCGCGCCCGAGGAGGACCCCGCCCAGTGGAACCAGCTCCGCGCCGCCGGGGCCGGTGACGCCGCCGAACGGCTCGCCGCCGAGGCCCGCGCCGGGCTGATGCGCGATGTCGACCACGCCCGGATCGCCCGCGCCTGGCAGGGCGTACGCAGCGGGCGGCACAGTCTCGCCACGTTCACGGGGGCGGTGCTGAAGGACGGGGCCGCCGCCTGTCTGCATCCCTCCGGCGACCGCGATCTGCCGGGTCGCCTCGCGCGGCACGACCTCGTGACCGGGCAGGTGCGGCTCGGGACGACCGCCGATGATCCGCGCAATCCGTACGCCTATCGCGGCACCGGCCTTGCCCTCGGTCCCGATCTGCTGGGTACGTCGTTGCTCGCCGTCGGCCCCGCCGGGTCGGGCAAGACCGGCGGCGTCGTCTGGCCGCTCGCCGAATCACTGTGCCTGCACGCGCTCGCCGGGCGGGCCGCCGTCGTCGTGGTGGGTGCCGCGGGCGCCGGGCTCGGGCCCGCCGACGCGTACGACGTCGTCGTACGGATCGGGAACCCCGAGTCCGTGTACGACCTCGACCTGTACGGCGGCACCACCGACCCGGACGAGGCCGCGGCCGTGCTCGCCGAGGCGCTCGTCGGGGATCTTGCCGATCCGCATCCCGGGGGCGACAGCCGCCGCTCGACCACCGTGCTCGCCCAGCTGCTGGGGCCCTTCCAGGCCGTCCACGGCCGGTTCCCGTCGGTGCCCGAGCTGCGCGGGCTCCTCGACGGCGCTCCCGGACCGCTCGGCGCGCTGCGCAAGGCCCTGGAGGACACCGGGCACGAGTCGCTGCTGCGGGAACTCGACGCACGGGAGCGGCAGTTGGGGCACCCGGGGGATGTCGGGGGTGTGCTCGCGGACCGGGTCGCCCTGCTCGACCGGCCCGCGTTCGCGGGGTTCTTCGACACCTCCGGGCAGTCGCGGCCCTTCTCGCTGCGGGCACTCGATCACCCCGTGCGCGTACGGATCGATCTGCCCGCGCGTGGGCACGCCGACGCCTCGCGGATCCTGGCGCGGCTGGTGCTCGCGCAGTTCACGGCGAGCGTCGCCGTGCGCGAGGACCGGTCGCTGTTCGCCTGTCTGGTGCTCGACGACGCGACGGGGGTCGTCACACCCGAGGCCGTACGCGGGATTCAGCGGCTGCGGTCCGGCAACGCGGGAGCCGTGCTGACACTGCGCACGCTCGACGACGCGCCGCGACCGCTGCGCTCGCCGCTCCTCGGTGCCATCGGGTGCCGGATGGCGCTGTCCGGACTCACCCCCTGGGACGGGCAGGACTTCGCCGAGGTCTGGGGCAAGGAGTGGACCGAGGCGCGGGACGTCACCGACCGGCAGATCATCGCCGAGACCCCGGCGGGCAAGGCGGTGCACATGCTGCGGCGAGTGATCACGGGGCACGCGCCGACCGCCCGGGCCGTCACCGTGCGACAGGTCGAGCGGGAGCGCTGGTCCGCGTCCGAACTGGCACACGGGGTGCCGCCGGGGCATGCGGTTCTGTCGCTGACCAATGTGAAGGGGGAGCACGCACCGCCGTTGCTGGTGGATCTGCGGAGCTGA
- a CDS encoding glycoside hydrolase family 3 C-terminal domain-containing protein codes for MTAQSPPTPPFRDPRLPFAKRIDDLLARLTLDERIAFLHQFVPAVERLGVGAFRTGQEALHGVAWMGPATVFPQAVGLGATWNDDLVRRIGEAVSTEARAMRARDDRVGLNVWSPTVNLLRHPLWGRNEEGYSEDPKLTSAIATAYTRGLRGDHPDYWRTAPVLKHWLAHNNETDRDTTSSSVRPRVLHEYDLRAFRETVEAGAVAGVMPAYNLVNGRPNHVSPYLRERLRTWTDQDLLVCSDAGAPSNLVDSEHYFDTHEEATAAAILAGVDSFTDHGTDSSKIVELVRGALDQGLLRESDIGTAVRRQLAIRFRLGEFDPQSDPHAGVLDFDTPAHRALAQEAAEQAIVLLKNDGLLPLGPDVRIAVVGLLADECKLDWYSGTLIHRSTPLEGLYERFGAERVDFAEGVDRVRLRTSYGTYLSVPAVDDAADEVRGAEGALDPALLAGRTDLPPLTADATGTELALIDWGEGVLTLRAPDGRYLSVADDGYVRASADQPGGWVVQETFRLEVSDTHENGHLLKHLGTGGYVSVAADGVKVAAENPETFEVEFAERGEDAVARVAAAADVVLVVAGNDPHINGRETEDRTTLRLPAHQERLLRAARAANPNTALAVVSAYPYAVDPADLPAVLWTAHGGQAAGTALARVLAGDVSPAGRLPQTWYASDDDLPGLLDYDVIGGHQTYLYFEGTPLFPFGHGLSYTSFAYADLQVQQRAGALGVSLTVTNTGEAAADEVAQLYTRAVDPSVPRPRRELAAHRRVHLAPGASTDLTFEIPLSALEFWDVALGRPRLEPGGYEVLVGASSEDIRLRTTVGLDGEPGTPRPVRERGLVAADFDEQRDIAIVDRTKVTGDAVTPVGRGTGELVFRDCDFGAGVTEVTIEAAGEGVVELSLDGGPLTAVVTLSTTKGPYDYATLGAETAAAGVHDVHLRLRGPLRLAHVGFSG; via the coding sequence GTGACCGCACAATCGCCGCCTACGCCGCCTTTCCGCGATCCGCGACTTCCGTTCGCGAAGCGCATCGACGACCTGCTGGCGCGGCTCACACTCGACGAACGGATCGCGTTCCTGCACCAGTTCGTGCCCGCCGTCGAGCGGCTCGGCGTCGGGGCCTTCCGCACCGGTCAGGAAGCCCTGCACGGCGTGGCCTGGATGGGCCCGGCGACCGTGTTCCCGCAGGCCGTGGGCCTGGGCGCGACCTGGAACGACGACCTCGTGCGCCGGATCGGCGAGGCCGTCTCGACGGAGGCCCGCGCCATGCGTGCCCGCGACGACCGCGTGGGCCTCAACGTCTGGTCGCCCACGGTGAATCTCCTCCGCCACCCCCTCTGGGGCCGCAACGAGGAGGGCTACTCGGAGGACCCGAAGCTCACCTCCGCCATCGCCACGGCGTACACGCGCGGTCTGCGCGGCGACCACCCGGACTACTGGCGCACCGCGCCCGTCCTCAAGCACTGGCTCGCGCACAACAACGAGACGGACCGCGACACCACGTCCTCCTCGGTCAGGCCGCGCGTCCTGCACGAGTACGACCTGCGCGCCTTCCGCGAGACGGTCGAGGCGGGCGCGGTGGCCGGGGTGATGCCCGCGTACAACCTGGTCAACGGCCGCCCCAACCACGTCTCGCCGTATCTGCGCGAGCGCCTGCGCACCTGGACGGACCAGGACCTCCTCGTCTGCTCGGACGCGGGCGCGCCCTCCAACCTGGTCGACTCCGAGCACTACTTCGACACCCACGAGGAGGCGACCGCGGCCGCGATCCTCGCCGGGGTCGACAGCTTCACCGACCACGGCACGGACAGCTCGAAGATCGTCGAGCTCGTTCGAGGTGCCCTGGACCAGGGGCTGTTGCGCGAGTCCGACATCGGCACGGCGGTCCGCCGCCAGCTGGCGATCCGCTTCCGGCTGGGCGAGTTCGACCCGCAGTCGGACCCGCACGCCGGCGTCTTGGACTTCGACACCCCGGCCCATCGCGCGCTCGCCCAGGAGGCGGCGGAGCAGGCGATCGTACTCCTCAAGAACGACGGGCTGCTGCCCCTGGGCCCCGACGTCCGCATCGCCGTCGTCGGCCTGCTCGCCGACGAGTGCAAGCTCGACTGGTACAGCGGCACGCTCATCCACCGCTCGACACCCCTGGAGGGCCTGTACGAGCGCTTCGGCGCCGAGCGCGTGGACTTCGCGGAGGGCGTGGACCGGGTCCGCCTCAGGACCTCGTACGGTACGTATCTGTCGGTGCCCGCCGTCGACGACGCGGCCGACGAGGTGCGCGGCGCCGAGGGCGCGCTGGACCCGGCGCTCCTCGCGGGCCGCACGGACCTGCCCCCGCTGACCGCCGACGCCACCGGCACCGAGCTCGCGCTGATCGACTGGGGCGAGGGCGTGCTGACGCTGCGCGCACCCGACGGCCGCTATCTCTCGGTCGCCGACGACGGCTATGTCCGCGCCTCCGCCGACCAGCCCGGCGGCTGGGTCGTCCAGGAGACATTCCGCCTCGAAGTCTCCGACACCCACGAGAACGGTCACCTCCTGAAGCACCTGGGGACGGGTGGTTACGTCTCTGTCGCCGCCGACGGTGTGAAGGTTGCCGCCGAGAACCCGGAAACATTCGAGGTGGAGTTCGCCGAGCGCGGCGAGGACGCGGTGGCCCGCGTGGCGGCCGCCGCCGACGTCGTCCTGGTCGTCGCGGGCAACGACCCGCACATCAACGGCCGCGAGACGGAGGACCGCACGACGCTGCGCCTGCCCGCACACCAGGAGCGCCTGCTGCGCGCCGCCCGCGCCGCGAACCCGAACACGGCCCTGGCCGTGGTCTCCGCCTACCCCTACGCGGTGGACCCGGCCGACCTCCCGGCGGTCCTGTGGACCGCTCACGGCGGCCAGGCGGCGGGCACCGCCCTGGCGCGCGTCCTGGCCGGCGACGTCTCCCCCGCGGGCCGGCTCCCGCAGACCTGGTACGCCTCCGACGACGACCTGCCCGGCCTCCTCGACTACGACGTCATCGGCGGCCACCAGACGTATCTGTACTTCGAGGGCACGCCGCTGTTCCCGTTCGGACACGGCTTGTCGTACACGTCGTTCGCCTACGCGGATCTTCAAGTCCAGCAGCGCGCCGGCGCGTTGGGGGTCTCCCTCACCGTCACCAACACCGGCGAGGCGGCCGCCGACGAGGTCGCCCAGCTCTACACCCGTGCCGTCGACCCGTCCGTACCGCGCCCCCGGCGCGAACTGGCGGCCCACCGCCGCGTCCACCTCGCCCCCGGCGCGTCGACGGACCTCACCTTCGAAATCCCGCTCTCCGCCTTGGAGTTCTGGGACGTGGCGCTCGGCCGCCCGCGGCTGGAGCCGGGCGGGTACGAGGTGCTCGTCGGGGCGTCCAGCGAGGACATCCGCCTGCGTACGACGGTCGGACTGGACGGCGAGCCCGGCACGCCTCGCCCCGTCCGCGAACGCGGCCTGGTCGCCGCCGACTTCGACGAGCAGCGGGACATCGCCATCGTCGACCGCACGAAGGTGACGGGCGACGCGGTGACGCCCGTGGGCCGCGGAACCGGCGAACTCGTCTTCCGGGACTGCGACTTCGGCGCCGGCGTCACGGAGGTCACGATCGAGGCGGCCGGCGAGGGGGTCGTGGAACTCTCCCTGGACGGGGGCCCGTTGACCGCCGTAGTGACCCTGAGCACCACGAAGGGCCCGTACGACTACGCCACCCTCGGCGCCGAGACCGCCGCCGCCGGTGTGCACGACGTACATCTCAGGCTGCGCGGCCCGTTGCGGCTCGCGCACGTCGGCTTCTCCGGTTGA